Proteins encoded by one window of Candidatus Zixiibacteriota bacterium:
- a CDS encoding trypsin-like peptidase domain-containing protein, producing the protein MQQFYRPLQRFGELTRPVWWRRILPLFALLCFVLAGNAAAQISEGGTPPSFDKALRGDVPRLLMGSVDVPALLAEDAAEAGKDVPFRFGYPFDVNYSLDNSGVWEDLPDGGRVWRITFASPGAYSINLIFSRYRLPEGAKLFVYNRDRTDLIGAFTARNNKPHGEMATAPVRGDEITVEYYEPADVVYDGEVTISRVVHAYRDIFKITKDALDFGSSGSCNNNVNCPEGAPWQKEKRAVAMVLLSNGTRYCSGSMVNNVRQDKTPYFLTANHCLGSSNTWIIMFNYESPTCANINGPTYMTVQGSTLKANWSTSDFGLLLLNETPPDSFKVTFNGWNNQNVNGDSAVGIHHPAGDIKKISFDYDFYESTDYLGSTVNPSLSHWRIAVWDDGTTEGGSSGSPLYNKYHQVIGQLHGGWAACNDLRADYYGKFSLSWTGGGTAATRLRDWLDPDNTGATFVNTWDPYAGVQIVHTPLNDTKDTVNPYPVVCTITADAALKPDSLLLRYNINFTPYLDTLVATGNPNEFAGAIPAQAPGTTINYYLEAHAINGKADTTETFSFRVIDYNVLLTPSVSLGSGAVDDTIWHTLTVTNDGLYSDAFNLTLSQADWPSTIWDNAQSSQIS; encoded by the coding sequence CTGATGGGGTCGGTCGATGTACCCGCGCTGTTGGCGGAAGACGCGGCGGAAGCGGGCAAGGACGTGCCCTTCCGCTTCGGCTATCCGTTCGACGTCAACTACTCGCTCGACAACAGCGGCGTCTGGGAGGACCTTCCGGACGGTGGCCGCGTCTGGCGCATTACCTTCGCATCGCCGGGCGCCTATTCGATCAATTTGATCTTCAGCCGCTATCGCCTTCCCGAAGGCGCCAAGCTGTTCGTTTACAACCGCGACCGCACCGATCTGATCGGCGCCTTCACCGCGCGCAACAACAAGCCGCACGGCGAAATGGCGACGGCGCCGGTACGGGGCGACGAAATCACGGTCGAATACTATGAACCGGCCGATGTCGTTTACGACGGCGAAGTCACAATCTCGCGCGTCGTCCATGCGTACCGTGACATCTTCAAGATCACCAAGGACGCTCTGGACTTCGGCAGTTCCGGTTCCTGCAACAATAACGTCAACTGCCCCGAAGGCGCGCCCTGGCAGAAGGAAAAGCGCGCGGTCGCGATGGTGTTGCTGTCCAACGGCACGCGCTATTGCTCGGGCTCGATGGTGAACAACGTGCGGCAGGACAAGACGCCGTACTTCCTCACCGCCAATCACTGTCTCGGCAGCTCGAACACCTGGATTATCATGTTCAACTATGAGAGCCCGACTTGTGCGAACATCAACGGTCCTACCTACATGACGGTGCAGGGCTCGACGCTGAAAGCTAACTGGTCAACCTCCGACTTCGGCCTGCTGCTGCTCAACGAGACGCCGCCGGATTCGTTCAAGGTGACGTTCAACGGCTGGAACAACCAGAACGTCAACGGCGACTCCGCCGTCGGCATCCATCATCCGGCCGGTGACATCAAGAAGATCTCGTTTGATTATGATTTCTATGAGTCGACCGACTACCTCGGTTCGACCGTAAACCCCAGCCTCAGCCACTGGCGGATCGCGGTGTGGGACGACGGCACGACTGAAGGCGGTTCCTCCGGTTCGCCGTTATACAACAAGTACCACCAGGTGATCGGCCAACTCCATGGTGGCTGGGCGGCCTGCAATGACCTGCGCGCCGATTACTACGGCAAGTTCTCGTTGTCCTGGACGGGCGGCGGCACGGCCGCGACGCGGCTGCGCGACTGGCTTGATCCTGACAATACCGGGGCCACGTTCGTGAATACCTGGGATCCCTATGCCGGGGTTCAGATCGTGCACACGCCGCTGAACGACACCAAGGACACAGTCAACCCGTATCCGGTGGTCTGCACGATCACGGCTGATGCGGCACTGAAGCCGGATTCACTGTTGCTGCGCTACAACATCAACTTCACGCCGTACCTCGACACGTTGGTCGCTACCGGCAATCCGAATGAATTTGCCGGCGCAATTCCGGCGCAGGCTCCGGGGACGACGATTAACTACTATCTCGAAGCGCATGCGATCAACGGCAAGGCCGACACGACGGAAACCTTCTCGTTCCGCGTGATCGACTACAATGTGCTGTTGACGCCTTCGGTCTCACTGGGATCGGGCGCTGTCGACGACACAATCTGGCACACGCTCACGGTCACGAACGATGGTTTGTACAGCGATGCCTTCAACCTGACGCTGAGCCAAGCCGACTGGCCGTCGACGATCTGGGACAATGCGCAGAGCAGCCAGATCAGC